In Papaver somniferum cultivar HN1 unplaced genomic scaffold, ASM357369v1 unplaced-scaffold_114, whole genome shotgun sequence, a genomic segment contains:
- the LOC113328753 gene encoding putative F-box protein At3g10240, producing MLEGRGRLALTTSVDSTRKMKFSSENIGFFGPINGVVGYGPTKSSTIRIYNISTREVSPWIKSELPRNSDDEEKIIERTPYYEMGFDPATKKHKVICIWRTSIYDFETSSFEYERVCEVLTVGDITWRRIELPPFELHNECYQRKHTIYLNGFIYFCTENLMKLGEQGNDKLVAFDVGAEKFRVITVPNFILNQPRHVYLSIYLIELEGRLAILSRMNDYTAKLWVFDDAYGNNKEMNSSTSNSSDQHWTEVTIELPYLWSDDREVSFHSVAGTELIVIESLEKQFIFTRHLYNWKTKSCKEIDINGRFKYYPLISTVSTLVESLLHVR from the coding sequence ATGCTTGAAGGCAGAGGAAGATTAGCATTAACAACATCCGTTGACTCAACAAGGAAGATGAAATTTTCATCTGAGAATATAGGTTTTTTTGGACCGATAAATGGTGTAGTCGGTTATGGCCCTACAAAAAGCTCTACTATTCGTATATACAATATCAGTACCCGAGAAGTATCACCATGGATTAAATCAGAGTTGCCAAGGAACTCTGATGACGAAGAAAAAATCATAGAAAGAACACCTTACTATGAAATGGGATTTGATCCTGCCACAAAAAAACACAAAGTTATATGTATATGGCGCACAAGTATATATGATTTTGAAACGTCCAGTTTTGAATATGAACGCGTGTGTGAAGTTTTAACTGTAGGAGACATCACATGGAGAAGGATTGAGCTCCCACCATTTGAGCTTCACAATGAATGTTACCAACGCAAACATACAATTTATCTGAATGGTTTTATATACTTTTGCACTGAAAACTTAATGAAATTAGGTGAGCAGGGTAATGACAAGTTAGTAGCGTTTGATGTTGGGGCTGAGAAGTTCAGAGTGATCACAGTCCCTaatttcatccttaatcaaccAAGGCATGTTTATTTGTCTATCTATTTAATAGAACTGGAAGGTCGCTTAGCTATATTAAGTAGAATGAACGATTACACTGCCAAGCTATGGGTATTTGATGATGCTTATGGGAACAACAAAGAGATGAATAGTAGCACGAGTAATAGCAGTGACCAACATTGGACAGAAGTTACTATTGAATTACCTTATTTATGGAGCGACGATCGGGAGGTTTCTTTTCACTCCGTTGCTGGGACTGAACTGATAGTCATTGAATCCCTTGAAAAACAGTTTATCTTCACGCGTCATTTATACAATTGGAAAACCAAGTCTTGCAAAGAGATTGATATCAACGGCCGGTTCAAGTACTATCCCCTAATTTCTACAGTTTCAACTTTGGTGGAGAGCCTTTTGCATGTGCGGTAG